TGTCGTTGAACTGCTGCGTGAAGAGGGACTGCTCGAGGACACTAATGGTGGTCCCATCGTCGTCGCCGATCAGCTGGAGCTGGCGCAGCGTTGGGCCCGCGACTACGGGTTCGAGACCACGTTCAAGCCGGCTCGGTACTTCTCACTCTTGGGGGAGGAGATCGCGCTTGACCGACTGCAGCGATCCGGGCTCACCTACGCGCTGACGGGTACTCGTGCTGCCGCGATCGAGTTCGAGACACGAGGGCGGGTCGCCCCGCTGCCCGCGTCGGATATCTGGCTCTACACCGACGATGTCACTGGCGTGGAGCGTGCGATGGATCTCGCTCCGGATCGACGTGGAAACGTCCTGGTCGCTCGATGTGACTTTCTGACTTTGGATGAAGGCTTCTCAACGATCGGTGGCAGCGAACCCCGGAAAATAGTGCGGCCATGGCGAGTCGTCGGCGATCTGCTGGGAGCAGGCGGGCGGCTCGCTGCCGTCGGTGAAGAGCTCGCGGCGATCCAACCCAGGGGAGTGGCGGTCTGATGCCCGCCCCAGACAGCGCGAGTCCCGAGTACGTGGCTGCGCGACGGGTCCTGCTGGACGCGCTCGAAGCGCTGAGCCCGCACCTCGATGCAATCGTGCTCGTCGGTGCACAGGCTGTCTACGTGCATGCCCCGCTGGGTGACCCGCGACCGACGTACACAACCGACGCGGATCTTGCGCTCGACCCGGAACTGCTGGCTACGCATCCCGACATTGCGCGGTCGCTTGCCGACGCGGACTTCGCTCCGAACGCGACCGGCAATCCCGGTAGCTGGGTATCGGTCGACGGCATCGTGGTCGACCTGATGGTGCCACTCGGCGCGATGCCGCCGAGTTCGCGCCGCACGGCGCCGCTCGAGGGCCACGGCTCCCTCACCGCCCGCCGCACCCGCGGGCTTGAGCTCGCACTCATCGACAACGCCCGCGTAACGCTCTCAGCATTGGAGCCTCAGGATGCCCGGGCAATAGAGGTTCGTGTAGCTGGGCCGGCCGCTCTCGTGATCGCCAAAGCGATCAAGATTCAGGAACGTGTCGAGGGTGCTCGCGAGGATCGAGTGACATCCAAGGATGCCGGCGACCTGCTGCGATTGCTCAGAAACATTCCCCCAAAGTCCATTGGCACATCACTGCACGATCTGGAGGCGACGCATCCGTTCGTGCAGCCCGTCGTGTCGGCCGCGGTCGACTGGCTGGAAGCTCAGCTGACAGGTCGTTCGCCGCTCATCGACCTCGCTGTAGCCGACCGGTCAGGCATCGAGGCGCCTGCCCAGGTCACCGCGGCGGTGCGGCAGCTTACGCGTCGGATGCTGAATGCTTACCAAGACGTGGACAGTTGATAAAGCTGGTTCGCGAACTTACCCACTGAACTTGCCGCTGGCTCATGCTCCTGGACTCACTGATCGGTCGACAGAGGAACGATTGCGGCCTCATGGACGCGACGGCGGGAGTCGAACCCGCAACGCGATCGGGTATGAACCGATGCCCGGGGCCGCCCGGATCGCCGCGATGATCCACGGATGCCGGCGAGCCGACGATCGTGGAACTGCCCTCACGCTAACCCGGGCCTCCGACGCGCGCCAGCAATGTGACCTGTGATTCCGGCATGAGTCCTCGTGTGACGGGCGCGGTCGCGACCGGCATCCCGTCGAGACGACGTCCCGTCACGCGGATCTCACGCCGCGTCGACCTCGCACTGCGCCCACCCGGGGATCCGCTGGCCGAGCAGCGCGTGCAGGTTCGATCCGCGACGCCACTGGTCGAGGTCGACGAACATGAGGTGTCCCTGCGCGGCGATGAGCGTCCACAGGCGGAGCTTTTCGGAGTAGGTCGCGAGCACGATGTCGTCGTAGCGCACCTCGGACACCCCGTCGTCGACGAGGCTGACCCGTTCCGTGTCGATGACGAGGTCGGCACCGCGCGCCCCGGAGAACAGCTTGCCGCCGAAGATCTCCGTGGAGTCCTGCGTGTAGTGCGCCATCAGCTGCCACTTGGTCAGGGAGGGGAAGAGCGGGTCGGGGTCTTCGGCCGCCGGGAGGCCGAGCGCTTCGGTGATCTTCTCTTCGCTCTCTGCCTCCAACTCCTCTCCCATGGTCACGAACACGGTCTGGAGGGCACCGGCGAGGAGGGCGCGCACGGCCTCGGCCGTGACGTGATCGGGTGTCGCCGGCGGAGTCTCGTCGTCTCGAGTGCGGCGACCGCGGACGACGGCGATCGCGCGGCCGTCGACGACATCGGCCTGGACGACCGCGTCATCGTCGCTCTGCTGCCACTTCTCGATCTGCTCGGCGAGCGCTTCGGCCGTCGGCCCCTCTGCGGCGAGGCGGCGGAGCACGTCGAGGGCGGCCGCGGCGGTCTCGACCACGTGCTCGGGGCGCGGGTCGAGCACGAAACCGGTCAGTCCGGAGTCGCGCGTGAGCGGCACCTGCATGGCTCCCACCGAGTAGATGAGGTGGCGTTCCGTCCGCAGCACGTCGAGGAGGGTGTCGGCGACGAGCGCGGAGGCGATGCCGGCGACGGCCAGGTCGTCGGCGGGCACGACGATCGACAGCACGAGGGGGGTGTCGCCGTTGACGACCCACTGGCCGTGGCGGATGATCTCCGCCTCGGGGCGGGAGGGGAGGGCGCGCGCGGGCGGGAGCGTGATCGAGAGTCCCTCCGGCGGGGGACCGGTGAAGCTCAGTGCCGCATTGCCGACGTGCAGCCATTCGTCGGCGAAGCGCAGCACGTCTTCCCGCGTGTGCGACCGGTGCGCGGGGCTGCCGAGGTCGAGCAGGCCGACCGATCGGTTGCCGAAGCGATCGATCAGGTGCCCGCGGCCGGGGCGTTCGTCCTGGTCGCCGAGTTCGTTGCTGATGATGCGGCGCTGCTCGGCGACCGTCTCGGGGGTCGTCTCGTGCAGGCTGGAGATCGCCTGGCCTACCCGCGCGAGGAAGTCGCCGACGGCGGCGGGAGAGCCCTGGGCGTAGAACGAGATCGACTCGTCGGCGGTCGTGGCGTTGTGGGTCACGTTCACCCGGCCGACCCGGGCCATGACGAGATGCTCGATCAGGTGGGCGAGCCCGGCGGTGCGGGCGGTCTCATCGCGGAGCCCGACTCCGAACGTGAGCGTGCCGGTGTAGTTCGTGCGGATGTCGGCCCAGTAGGCGGGGATGCCGTCGACGTCGACGGCCGTGATGGGGGGAATCGGCATACGTCACATTGTGCGGCATCCGCGAAGGTGCCCGCGATCAGACGAGGGAGCCGTCGCGCGTGGAGACGATGTCCTTACCGAGGGGCATGAGGGAGATGGGGATCATCTTGAAGTCGGCGATCCCCAGGGGGATGCCGACGATCGTGAGGCAGAGCGCGATGCCGCTGACGAGGTGGGCGATCGCGAGCCACCATCCGGCGAGGATGACCCAGATGACGTTGCCGAGGAACGATCCGACGCCCGCGGTGGGCTTGCTCACGATCGTGCGGCCGAAGGGCCAGATCGCGTAGCGCGCGGTGCGGAACGACGCGATCGCCCAGGGGATCGTGATGATCGGGATGCACAGGAGCACCCCGGCCAGGACGTAGCCGACGAAAAGCCAGAGCCCGGCGAAGATCACCCAGATGATGTTGAGCAGTGTGCGCACTCGTCGATTATCTCCGGGATGCCGCGAGCTGCGCACGACGCAGCAGTCCGGCGATGCCGCCCACGAGGAGCAGGCCCCCGACCGTGAGGAGGCCGTAGCCGATGGCGGCGCCCGTGCCGAGGTCGAGGAGCCAGGCGGACAGCCCGTCGAGCCGCTCGAGTCCGGAGCTCAGCCAGATGCCGCCCGCGGCGATCGCTCCGAAGGCGAGCCCCCAGACGATGCCCGCCCAGCGGGTGCGAGGACGCGGCGGCTGCGGGTCGCCGGTCTCGACCGGCGGTTCCGACGCGAGGGGGAGGGTGTCGTCGCTCATTGGTCTTCTCCGATGGGGGTGTCGATCATGTACAGCTCGATGTAGCCCGAGTCCTGGTCGATGACGATGGTCTCGCGCGTGGTGACCGGCTCGGTGCCCGCCGCCACGACCGCGCGGTATCGGACGCGGCCGTCGGCGAGGGTCTCCATGGTCGTGCCGGCCGCGCGAGTGAGGTCTTCGGACGTGTTGTCCGATCCGCCGTAGTAGAGGGCGGCGTTGCTCGTCGTCGCCTCCAGGGTCACCTCGACCCCGGGCTCGAGCGTGATGAACGTCC
This genomic window from Candidatus Microbacterium phytovorans contains:
- a CDS encoding GSU2403 family nucleotidyltransferase fold protein, with amino-acid sequence MPAPDSASPEYVAARRVLLDALEALSPHLDAIVLVGAQAVYVHAPLGDPRPTYTTDADLALDPELLATHPDIARSLADADFAPNATGNPGSWVSVDGIVVDLMVPLGAMPPSSRRTAPLEGHGSLTARRTRGLELALIDNARVTLSALEPQDARAIEVRVAGPAALVIAKAIKIQERVEGAREDRVTSKDAGDLLRLLRNIPPKSIGTSLHDLEATHPFVQPVVSAAVDWLEAQLTGRSPLIDLAVADRSGIEAPAQVTAAVRQLTRRMLNAYQDVDS
- a CDS encoding insulinase family protein gives rise to the protein MPIPPITAVDVDGIPAYWADIRTNYTGTLTFGVGLRDETARTAGLAHLIEHLVMARVGRVNVTHNATTADESISFYAQGSPAAVGDFLARVGQAISSLHETTPETVAEQRRIISNELGDQDERPGRGHLIDRFGNRSVGLLDLGSPAHRSHTREDVLRFADEWLHVGNAALSFTGPPPEGLSITLPPARALPSRPEAEIIRHGQWVVNGDTPLVLSIVVPADDLAVAGIASALVADTLLDVLRTERHLIYSVGAMQVPLTRDSGLTGFVLDPRPEHVVETAAAALDVLRRLAAEGPTAEALAEQIEKWQQSDDDAVVQADVVDGRAIAVVRGRRTRDDETPPATPDHVTAEAVRALLAGALQTVFVTMGEELEAESEEKITEALGLPAAEDPDPLFPSLTKWQLMAHYTQDSTEIFGGKLFSGARGADLVIDTERVSLVDDGVSEVRYDDIVLATYSEKLRLWTLIAAQGHLMFVDLDQWRRGSNLHALLGQRIPGWAQCEVDAA
- a CDS encoding YccF domain-containing protein; this encodes MRTLLNIIWVIFAGLWLFVGYVLAGVLLCIPIITIPWAIASFRTARYAIWPFGRTIVSKPTAGVGSFLGNVIWVILAGWWLAIAHLVSGIALCLTIVGIPLGIADFKMIPISLMPLGKDIVSTRDGSLV